A region of the Meles meles chromosome 18, mMelMel3.1 paternal haplotype, whole genome shotgun sequence genome:
agttaagcctctaccttcagcccagatcatgatctcagggtcctgggatcaggtcccacatccggctctctgctcagtggggagtctgcttctccctctccccctactcttgctctctctttctcaaataagtttttaaaaatcttaaaaaaaaaagaagcatcctaaaccaaaccaagaagaaaatgacaagctGAGAGAGTATCTGACTGGTCACGACAGAGAAAGGATTAATAACCTCCATACATAAAGAATACCATGAACACCCCAGTGGAAGAACGGACACCACCAGGCCCCAAAAGTTCACTCAGGCCATAGAACTGGCTGAGGAACATATGAAAAATAACCATTTCCATggtgataaacaaaacaaaacaaaaaccacacactgAAAACCAAGATCCCATGTCTATCAAATTGGCAGTTTTCTGTGTCGGGAAGAGTCCAGGTAAGGACGCTCATGCACTGTAAATGGAAGGATACTTAAGCCACCAAGCTGGCCTGCAGGTTTGCAAACCAGTCTGTCCATCCTGCTCTTTGATGCGAATGAGGgcgtatatatgcatatacctaCATATGTATAACGGTGGATACTATACATTTGTACAACATCATAGAATATGCAATACCAAGAGAGAATCATAATGTAAATGATGGGTTTAGGTGGTAATTATGTGTTAGTGTAGGTTCACagattgtaacaaatataccactcttgtgtaaaaatgcttataatgagggagggatggggtatgtgggaaatctctgtaccattGCTCAAAATACTACTCAATAGTAAAAGAATAAGAACATAAGGGAATAATCACATATATGCAATattgcaaattaattttaaagcattacgctaagtaaaagaagccagatacaaacaCCTCATGTTATATGATTCCATAAACTACAGTGTAATGTGTAAAGAAAACAATCCTCTAAGGTCACTGAAGACTGAGCAAAGCAGGCAGATGTTACAGGTAAGTCAACACTTGGTAGAAGAGAATAATCCTAGGTAAGCTTCCTAATTTTACTACTCAGAGCCTGAGGTCAGACACCATTAGTGCAATGTTGTGCAACTACAATATGGATGTGATAAGACTTTTTTATTAGACTGATGAACCAAGAAGGACAGAATCTGGGACAACTACACAGCTGAAAAATTAAGAGGGGGCAGAGTGGAGTGAGGGGAGGATCTCTAAAAAGAGAGACAAGGTAGGAACACCACATCATACCTAAATGTTTGGCTGAATTTGCCATGcaccacatggaaaaaaaaattgtagtttgaGTTCTGTCAAActgaacactcaaaaaaaaaaaaaaatcaacattctttGAAAGCATATATCCTAATCCAGAATCTCAACAATGCATAATTCATACCCAGAACACAAATCCAAATCACACaaatttcaatgaaatggaaaaatgccacactcaaagaaaaaaacaatcaatgAAGACAAAACTAGAGATGGATCAAATGTTGGAATcagaacagattttaaagaaaCTACTGTAATTATCTTCATGGATATGGAAATATATTGAtgatgaataaaaagacaagtctcAGCAAAGGAACAGAAGCtataaaagaagtataaaaaggaaattgaaaagtgaaaaataaaatctgaaataaaaatttcacctaACAGGATTAACAACATATTGAAGATAAAGTAAATGAACTTTAagacagataaataataaattagataaGAGAGAcaattaggggtgcttgggtgtctcagtgggttaaagcctctgccttcagctcaggtcatggtctcagggtcctgggattgaaccccacatcgggctctctgctcagcagggagcctgcttcctcctctctctctctctctctctctctgctgcctctccgcctacttgtgatctctgtcaaataaataaataaaatcttaaaaaaagagagagacaattaaatgcaaaaaatgaaCAGACTCAGAAAAACTGCAACAATTGAAGACGGTCTAATATATATGCAGTTATagtaccaggagaaaaaaaaaaattaagggacaGAATAAGTGGATGAAGAAGTGGGGCTTATGTCTCAAATTTGGtgaaaaacataaatgtacaAATTCAAGCTCATCAGAACACAAGCATAGTAATTGCAAGGAAAGTAGCGTCTACTCACATACAGTCAAATTTACACTTAATTTGAAAGttttgaaagcagccagagaaaaacaacataTTAAACAACATACAGAAGAACAAAATTTACTTGAGATCAGTCAAGGCAACTCTTCATTCTCTACTGTGTAACACAGAGATGTCAGAAATACTAGAAATCTTGtagatatttactgaacaaataaGAGATTTATTGAGATGTCTAAATGAGGCTATTAATTATTGGAGTGGGCAAAGGTAGTGGAAAAGACACCATACTTGGGGTAGAAGAGCTCAGTTAAGGTTCTAACTGAACAAGTTCCTAAGACTCTGTAAGTCTAAtcttcttatctttaaaattaaaataattgctcCACAAGGTCCTTGTGAAGATGACCTAAGATAACGCACTGAagaggtgcctgcgtggctcagtctgttaaagtggctgccttcagctcaggtggaatctcagggtcctgggaccaagtcctgcatttggattcctgctcagtggagaggtggcttgtccctctctctctgctcctacccctgctccACCCCGCTTGTGTGCctgcacactctccctctctctccctctcaaataaacaaatgaaatcttgaaaaaaagatgatccagcatgcctgggtggctcagtgggttaagcctctgcctttggctcaggtcatgatctcagggtcctgggatcgagtcccacgtcgggctctctgctcggcagggaacctgcttcctcctctctctctgcctgcctctctgcctacttgtgatctctctctgtcaaataaataaataaaatctttaaaaaaaaagatgatccatGTGAAAATGCCTGTTTTTAACATATAGAAAGTATAATATTTATGATATTCAGTTGAATCTAAATGATGTTTCATGTTCGAGTATTTCTTACAAAGATACACTGTTTAATTTCTGCAAGGAAAGGCCATAATTTTGGTACAATTTTTCTGTGTCAATAGTTTATGGACTAAAAATAATTGTCCAACATAAAGGCAAATTACCTGTTGACATCTGCAAAAtgacttaaatctttaaaatcttgtcCATATGTCCTCTCACTCCCCAGCATGGTGACAGAAATTTTCCTTTAATGCTTCTAATTATCGATTTTCAACGACTGACCATCCTCCAGAATTTCCTTacatggactttttaaaatatgtgttatattaagatttctaataaattgaaattagttttccttaaaattattggAGAATTATATTTTGCATTTGCCATTCATTCCATCTCATTAAACATCACCATCTAATATCTACCTCCAACTAGCTACtagtattttttacatttgtaCCACAATAAACTTTGATGGTTTAATAGTTGTAAAAGTATACTGCAATGTTTAGCTGTGCTGCTATTGCATATATAATCAGGACTTCAGAAAGCATATCAAATTTacacaaatgtacattttttatcTAGCAAGATTCAATTTATCTGAGGTAGGCTGTTTTATATAGAAATatctcaggggagcctgggtggctcagtgagttaaagcctctgcttttggctcagatcgtgatcccaaggtcctgggatcgagtccgacatcgggctctctgcttggcggggagcgtgcttcctcctctccctctgcctgcttctctggctacttgtgatttctgtcaaataaataaataaaatctttttaaaaatctcaaacatataggaatatgttttcttcttttatggattAATATTTCCAAAAAGAGATACCTTATTTGACAAAGTTTCTGAAACAAACCATGAGCTCCTACAAAACTGAAGTggtcaaaaagacaaaatattactAACTCGCCAACAATACTATGTTTTTATTCCCTGGAATctggagattaagaaaaaaaatacactgtactCTAAGCCATGTTAGGTGGGATTATTATCCTAATActgtaaagaaaattttcattaagtCATGGCTTTTTCTGTGTGAAGTACAAGCAGAGAATTACCTTTAGGAGATGGGGGAAAATTGTAACTACTTTTCAAATGTAACCTTGGCATTTTGAAAAGTGCAGTTATGGATCTGTCCTCATGGAGACAAATATTTTACCCTTCATTTCTGCACCATAATTCAGCACATTATACCCACGTCTGATCTAGTCTCCATGCTCTCTCTTAGGAAGGTTATATGCTTTTAAAGATATATCCCGATGAACAGCAAAAATTCACTGAATGTTTCTCTTCTCCACCCTTTTAACTGATACTGACagtaatcttcttttttaaacttcaggtttttcaagacaaaaatccatttttatgcaCTAAAATAGATGATTCggtcaaaagaaaaaagtttgtgaGAACTTCAAAGCAACCACAATCCCTGGGACTGAGAATGAGACCCTATGGCCCCATTCTCCCAGTAGGACACACTTACAGAAATCAACATCACTTACAAACATCCAGAGTTTGCCTTCATTTTATCCCTTATTAATGAGAAGTGGAAGAAATGTTTAGAGTCACAGAATTCCACTGCTACGTAtgtcattattttacttttttctcctcttaacaTTGAGATAATCTACACAAAATTGCTTTACCTGGTACCTAAAATATATTAGTTGTCCAGTAATGTGTTCATTTTagtcttttcattgttttgtttcattcatttttccctttacaCCTTGAAAAGATGCTAATTAAGAAATTCTAATCAATACAGTCAAACAGCCGacctcatgtttttttttttcaagagttcAGCTTCTTATTGAGCAGCTTATACAAGTGGTTTAGTCAAAAAGACCAAAGCCCATGTCATCATCAGACTCCTcagattcttctttctttgcttccacTTTCTCCTCCTCAGCTGGGGCAGCAGTGGTGGAAGGAGCGGGACGTCCTGCTGCTGCAGCACCCGCTGCGGGGGCAGGTCCACCAGCTCCTCCATTGCAGATGAGGCTCCCAATGTTGACGTTGGCCAGGGCCTTTGCAAACAAGCCGGGCCAGGAGGGTTCAACATTCACACCCGCTGCTTTAATGAGGGCATTGATTTCATCCTCCGGGACCGTCACCTCATCGTCGTGCAAGATGAGGGCCAAGTAGATGCAGGCGAGCTCCAAGACCGAGGCCATGGTGCTGGCGAGTGCTGAGCGGACGCTGCTGGGCGCGGTGCTAGTCCCAGGATGAAGTGAGGGCCTCACCCCAACATGGCCTTAGCTTCCTCGGAAGAACCGAGCACCTTAGCGGCAGCTGAGGAAAAAAGGAGACCTCATGTTTATTATCTGCAGAACTTTCTAAATCCGTAGAactaaaacaaaactttttaacgAATCTCATTACTGGCATGTTCTTACTGGTAATTTCACACATGTGACTCATCAAATTTTGCCTCTGTGTATGCTGAGGAATAGGAGATCTTAGATTGTTACTATGCCAATGTACTTAAGCATTATCTCTTCTTGTATTTCAATGTTGTTGTCTACCATGCGGTCTGAGACCTGGCCTTTGAAAGCACGATAGAACTTGCTCTCAATACAAACACAGTAATTTCACTTCAACACCGGATCACGATATatctaaacaacaaaatcacataGTTAACCCAATCTAATTCAGTCACTTACTcatttcaaggttttattttttcttaatcgCTTTATATTTTTACTGTCCACATGGAATTTTGCCTTTATGTACCTCCATCTCCAGAGTAGGCATATCAAACATTATGAACACAGTTCACTTACAAAGGCAAAAACTTTCTGATAATTCATCTCATGGATTACAATTGGGTTTTTAACCTAACTGATTTTTCCTCATGGAAAATTTTAACACACAAAATTACATAGtgcatttgtttctttacttACTTGTCTCTCTTCTACACTAGAATATCAAGTTTAGGAGGGCAGGGACTATTTCTTTGCTGCTATATCCTCACTGAATACAGCACGCAGCACACGGCAGATGGACGATAATGATTTGTTGGATGGCTGAGCAGATAAAAAAGCACAGGGGAAGTCTGTCTGTACTTGTTCAACCTTATGGAGGGTCAGAAGTTTACACTATTAGTTGGGACAGGATGGCTCCAATGGAATGGAATTGAGTATTTTGCTTCTCTTAGGTCAGTTAGGCTCTGTGAAAGGACCAGAAGGTTAGGGTGTGGTTAAATCCTCCTGAGGGCTAACATTGTGAAAAACAGAATGCACATGGTTCCCATGAGAACCTGGTAAAGCTTCAAGAGATCAAtgtgtggggagtgggaggtctATGACTGGGTCCCCATGGAGTTTTTGTCTCTTAGACTTGTCCATACCAAGCCTCTAGAAGTTGTCAAAGTTCAGCTTTCCCTACCCCAATACTGCTCCTAGTTTTCTGCCGGTGGATTTTTGCCATAGTAATCTATGATTCTCTGTATTCACCTGTCTTTCCAATTCTAGGGACAGCAGTCTTGCTTGCAAACTCACTTCTCTCAAAGATCTCAGAAGAGCTGTTGACTTTTTAGTTTGTTCACTTTTTTACTTCTTAGAATACAGTGGCGACTTCCCAACTTCTTCTACGGTGGACAAGAAACAGGAAGTCCAAGTATGTGTTCTTCattctatttaagaaatctttgccagaCAAAAAATCAATTTCTCCTATTGTTTTTTCTAGATGTTTCATAATTGGGGGTTTATACTTAGGTCTATGACTCaatttgagtttgttttgtgtgtgatAGGAGGTAaaatttgagtttcattttattatctGTATGTGGCTAGCCTCTATTTTCAGCATAATTTGTTGATCTCTATCCCCACTGAATTGCCAATTGGCTTTATGTATGTGgttctatttttggttttgttattctGGTCCattcacttttatcttttttttttccttttaagatttaatttttaagtagtctccttACCCAccccagggcttgaactcacagccctgagatagtcacatactccaccaattgagccagcctggcacccctCGTTCAGTTCTGTCTTACCTTTATGCTTATGCTACACTGTCATGATTTTTGACCTGTATAATGAATCTTGAATTTAAGTGGTGTAAATCTCCAAAGttgttcctattttttaaaatcattttggttattttaagttctcttcatttcttcatgtattttgaatgtACTTTTCAGATTCTGTAAGGTGTCTGTTTGGAATTTGATGGAGACTGACTTAattcatagataaatttggggacaATGTACATTTTAACTGATTACTTTGGTCTgttggacacttctttgtaagcTTTGAAGGCAAGGTCTAAAATAGCCTTTACTCTAGGTTAGTTcattcctgctttaaaaaaaaaaaagcattttatgtgTCTTTCCTGAACACCCCAGTTATCCTCCCAGGTCTGTGTGATCTCTGAATTATTCAGCACAGAGGTCCTGAGAATTTGCACCTCCTTAGCCTGATGAAGGTTACTCCTTTGTGTGCACAGATTAACATGCACCCACCATTTAAAACGATCCCTCTGCCTACTTCCATCCTTTATAGTATTCTGCCTTGCATGACCAGCTGGCTCAGGCTTCCCCAAAagtaatttctgttttctaaatgcaACAAGACAACACAGTTACCATTGGATTTCTCCTCCCAATGCCATGATCTGGAAAGTGTTTTTAGATAGCAAACGTAGTAACCAtgattttaatctcttttttttttccttgccttatgTGTCACACTCCCATGCTGTGTTTTCCAGTTTGTGAAATCAACTCTTTCATTTGGGTTATCAGGTTTTTAATAGCAGAAAGGGATATTTGATTCCAGTTAGTCTAATATGGACAAAGCTTGaacttgtgaatattttaaatcagaattttcttctctgcttttgcttatataataatacatatgaaCACTGATTTGGATGGAGGCTTTGTAAAATATTGTTACGTGGAACCTTTActcttctgcttttttcccttcttcttttacatttctctCCACAGAAACACCTTTTATTGAATCATATGCTTCATGGGACCCCATCATCATCCTGTTAAGGGTGATATTGCTAGGTACTCTAACGACACCACATCTCGCTAGCTTAGCAGCCTAAATGATTCTTTCTCACTTAGTCATGAGCCAGGCAGACTCTCCGTGGTAAGTCAGGTATCCAAGATCTTTTCATCCATGATGCTGAATTcacaagcagaagaagagaacaaagggGTGATTATGCACAAGGTGTAATGATTAGgctaaaagttctgtttttcatttcatcattCAGAACTCACTTACATGGTTGCAATCAACTCATATGGAGTCTCAAAGACACAGTCTTCCATTGTGTTCATAGGAGGCAGTGGTGTGAGTGAATAATGACTCAGTCTTTACCACAAATACTAACTCATGCACAATgtctctattattttattttatgttatttctccctctctagctctgaTTAGAAGGCCCATTATCACCCATCATCATAGGCAACTACTCTGGTGGATTTCCTTTGCTATGACTTTTACTCGAAACTTTGagttttatataatatgtatgtatatatacatacatatgtctatgtctatatctatatctatatatttaaattgtgcTGTGCCTAAGAATTGTTTATACTTAGTAATatgatttaaaatgcatttctgttgtcATATGTATCTTTATAGAATATAGAGactttaaacttttaattatttaGCATCATAActtgagattctgatttagtaattataaggcaaggaaaacattcaataaaaaaggacaaataaatcaaaacactaaacagacataaaataaaataaaaacaaaattaaaaaaaaaacaaaaagcaaaaataagctttcAACAGAACTGAGATTCACAGCcatgatagagacacagtgatatagttttcaaaaatcataagaaatatattaagaactgtcattattggggcacctgggtgatcaGTCTTTGcgtttggctccggtcatgatcccggggtcctgggattgagccctgcattgggctctttgctccacggggagcctgcttctccctctctcccctctctctctgcctgcctctctttaaaatttaaaaaaaaaagggcacctgggtggctcagtgggttaagcccataccttcggctcgggtcatgatctcagggtcctgggatcgagtcccgcatcgggctctctgctcggcagggagcctgcttcctcctctctctctctcttcctgactctctgcctacttgtgatctctctctgtcaaataaataaataaaaatcttttaaaaattttttaattaaaaaaataagaactgtcATTATTATTTGTAATCTCAAGAACTCCAAATTCTgcttatttcttccatttgtatcttcctttccccaaattattttatagGCATCTGTCTCATCTATTGATCAGAGATCACCACTCTATGTCAGAAATATCCTAATAGAATCTGTATTCCTAATatttctaataatgttttctaaaaataaaaccaaaaacaaggtaCTCACTAAAATCATTTGAGAATCATAAATTTATGACATTTCTCTGTTCACATTATATGTGCACATACATGTATACTATATACTCATATTCTtacaaaaacaagaatataaaatgcatatactAATTGAGAAACAAGCCATGAAGATAGTTTAGAAATAAGGAATTGttcaaatcaattaaaattgtAGAGTTTTTCATAAATTTCTATTGCCGTATTAGCAAATTGGAGGTTTTTTGAATGGCTAATTATCTCCTTAGAAAGTATATAACTCTTCTAGCCTCCAAAGGTGACAGACAGGACCAAACCAGGGAATATTAGTAGTTGGATGGTATCAATGAGTTCTGAGTTCCAAGGTTGGAAAGTAAACTAGAGAGCTCCAAATGTGGAATTCCTGAAAAGTCAGAGAAACAAGTTAAACAAGAGAGCAACTGGCAAGGGGTGGAATGTCTtaaaatgtgtccatttcatATATGATGTCTTTAAATATGCAGGTTTTCTAGCGCtgaaaaattttcccttttatgcctagtattttaaaaatttgtaatcattgcaaatattgaacttcaaaaatgttgttatggggcctgtgggtggcttggtaggttaagcatctatctgcctttggctcaggtcatgatttgggagtcttgggatggaaccgcatgtagggctccctgctcaaggagtctgcttctccttctcctctgcccctctccctgcttgtgctttttttttctctctctctctcaaataaaatatttttaaaacgtTATTACATCTATTTTTTAAGTGCAGTGACACATTGCCTGATATTAGAATGCTAAATCATCCTTGAATACTTGGGTAAGATCTTTCTTTCATGTCATGTGTTACTGTCATGTATTTTACAGGGTAACTGTACTATTGAATTTATATTATGTTCctgaccttttcctttttttttttttaaagatttttttttttttatttgacagagagagatcacaagtagatagagaggcaggcagagagagagagagagggaagcaggctccctgctgagcagagagcccaacgcgggactcgatcccaggaccctgagatcatgacccgagccgaaggcagcggcttaacacactgagccacccaggcgcccctgacctttTCCTTTATGACAAGTTTTTTGATTACCTTTATACTGTTGGACTGATTTGATTGTATGGGCTATCTCAAATCCGTTTCTGTTTTGCTGCtatgttttgagagttctttacacaTTCTGGTTACTAACACTTGGTCAGAtacgtggtttgcaaatattttctcagtcttggTTTCAGGCTCTCAGAGTCCCTTTCACAGAGCCTGGATTCTTAAGTTTGGTGAATTCCAGCTGATCCGTTCCTTTACATGAATCACACTTGGAGTGTCAAGTCTAAACTCTCTTTGCTTAGCCCCACAGTccacatatttttattagaatttttcctttaaagttgtataattttaccttttaccTTTAAGTATGTGATCCATCCGGAGTTCCCGTTTGTACAAGTTGTGGGTAGGATGAGTGGTTTTAAACAGAGACGCTGGATCTAGACTTCGAGTTATATTAGAAAGCTGTAGGAACCAAAAcagtctggtactggcacaaaaacagacacatagaccaatagaacagaagagaaaacccagaaatacaccTACAACTACGTGTTCTGTCAATCtttgacagaggagaaaagaatgtccaagaggaaaaagacagtctcttcaacaaatggtgttgggaaaactttaCTGATACACACAAagcaatgaaactggaccatttccatacaccatacacaaaagtaaactcaaaatggattaaagaccaaaatgtgagacctgagacCATAAATATCCTgtaagagagcacaggcagtaacttctttgacatcagccataggaacttctttctagatatgtctcctgaagcaggagaaacaaaaacaaaaatggagtaTTGGGACATCATCGAAATCTTCTGCATGGGGAaggaatcaacaaaactaaaaggcaacctactgaatgggataagatatttgtaaacaacaAATCCGATAAAGGGTTAGCATTCAAACTCTATAAAGAACTGGTACAAGTCAACagcccccaaaaaacaaataatccaattaaaaaatgggcagaagactcgAACAGACGTTTtgccagagaagacatccagatggacagcagacacatgaaaagatgctcaccatcactcattatcaaggaaatacaaagcaaaacaacgAGATACCACGTCACATGCATCAGAATGGCTGAAAccagcaagacaagaaacaagtgttggtgaggatggggagaaaggggagtcctcctgcactgttggaggaaatgcaaattggtgcagccactctgaaaaacaatatgcagtttcctcaaaaatttaaaaatagttacccTCTGATCTAGGAATCACACTACTTGCGTATTTACCCAAAcaatagaaaaacactaatttgaatgCGACCCACTCACCCCTGTGATTACTGcagtattctttaaaatttacagtGCCAAACGGTGAatgcaacccaagtgtccatcaagagaGGAATGGATCAGAAGAtgggacatatatatatacaacggaatattattcagccacaaaaatgaaatcttgccattcacaatggCATGGCTAcaactagagaatataatgctaagtgaaataagtcagagaaagacaagtaccatatgatttactcatgtagaatttaggaaacagaacaaatgagcaaagcgggggagagagagaggcaaaccaagaaacagtcttagctatagagaacaaattgatggtgaGCAGAGCAGGAGTTGGTGGGGGGGGATGGTTGAAATAGGTGACGGGGAGCAAGAAGGACAcgtgtcctgatgagcactgggtgatgtaaggaattactgaatcacgtattttatacctgaaacttaactatactggaattaaaataaagtataaaaaataaaaataaacgatACTGCATAAAGCTCCCTAGATCTTTCCGCCCTATGAGATTATAAGGGAAGTCTGCGACtcagaagagggccctcacccaACCATGTCAGtgccctgaccttggacttctagcctccagaaatgggagaaatgaatttctgttgttttaaagtcACCCAGTCTCTAGTCACTTGTCACAGCTGACTGAGTTGGACTGCTCATAAACCAGAACACACACAGTACTGCATTGTATGGACACACCAGAGATTCATCTGGCTCCTCTGAATGACTATTATTTTTCCCCAACTTTTTGTTCCTGAAACAAGGAATGCTGAAATCGATATTCGTAGAACATCCATATATACCTGAATGCTCCCCACACCTATTTACTGTCTGCTGACTTTCCTTGTGGTTTATGCAAAGGTAAACTGTATTTACTCAGGTGGTCAAGTTGATcgattatatttcctttatggaTTCTGGACTTACTTTTATGCTTCCTAAGACCTTGTCCACTCCAACGTCATACACTGAAATTGATCCATCCACGTTTTCGGCCAGTACTTTCATGGTTTCAGTTTCACAGGCAGGCCCACTGGACCCCCATGGAATCTTCTCTGTCCACCCTGGAGATGGAGGAGCACCGCTGTCGCTCTGGGAAGCTGGGGTAGGGCATGGGGGCTGCTGGCGTCTCTGGGAAACTTTGATGTTTTCCTCTGGCACAGGAGTCGCCAAGAGTCAGCCGCCTTCTCCTTGGCAGTCCCGGGCAGGCAAAGGCGGTTTCAGGACACCTCTTGGATAAAAAAGTCAAAGCCCTTCTTCTGCGTTTGGAGTCACGGGGTGCCAGGCCTGCCGATCCCGCTGGCCCTGTACTACGAGCCAGGCTATCCCGGTCCACAACCGGCGCCCTATGCCCTCCTCACGCTGGGAAGTGGGATCCCAGCCAGACCGGATTCGATCCAACCTGCAGCAGCCGCCTGCGCACCCCGCGGGCCTGCGTCCCCGGTGCACAGCCCGCACTTTTGGCCTGTTGTCTGGCGCCACCTGGCGTCGCCGTCATAGTGTGCCTCCAGAGCAAGGGATGGGATTTGGCTGCAGTCCGCAAAGCAGCGTTCCGGAAGGCCCACGG
Encoded here:
- the LOC123929909 gene encoding 60S acidic ribosomal protein P1-like, giving the protein MASVLELACIYLALILHDDEVTVPEDEINALIKAAGVNVEPSWPGLFAKALANVNIGSLICNGGAGGPAPAAGAAAAGRPAPSTTAAPAEEEKVEAKKEESEESDDDMGFGLFD